The window TTCTTCACGAGGGTGATGTAGCCCTTCGGCCCGCCGCCGCCCTGGGTGATCGAGTCGCCCAGGAACACAATGCGGTCGCCCTTGGCCAGCGCGGGCGGCGCGGCGCCCTCTGCGGCCAGAACGCCCATCGGAAGAGCCCATGCCGCCGCCCACAGAAACCACCGCCGCACCATGCCGGAACTCCTGAATTGCCTCTGGGCTCCACCAGACCCCGCGAAGCCCTGCGGGCCGCTCCCAGTGGGTTGCCAATCATACTCCCTGGGTGCCGAGCTGTCAACGCGCGGTGGGCGTTGACAATACACACTCCTGCGGGTAGAATGTGTATGCAGAAAGGAGGCCGAGAGATGAAGCGGACAAACGTCGTTCTGGACGACGAACTCGTCGGCACAGCCAAGAGCCTGACGGGGATCCGCACGACTCGCCAGGTTGTTGACCATGCCCTCCGCGAGTTGGTCAGGCACCGACGCCAGCGCGGCCTGCTCAAGCTCAAGGGGCGCATCCATTGGGAGGGCAACCTGGATGAAATGCGTCGCGGGAGAGTCCAGCCGTGACGCTGGTGGACACGAGCGTGTGGGTGGACTACTTCCGCGACGCGGCGACACCGGAGGCAGGGTGGCTTGAGCATGCCATCCTGGACGACGCGGACCTCTGCGTCTGCGGCCCCGTGCTCACCGAGGTGCTCCAGGGGGTTCGCTCCGACACGGAACTCGCCACGGTGCAACAGGCGATGCGCGAACTCGTCTACCTCGAGACTTCCCGCGAGGCGCATGAGGCGGCCGCGGCCATCTACCGCGCCGCACGCAAGAGAGGCAAGCCCATCCGCAACGCGGTGGACTGCGTCATCGCCGCCTGCGCCATCGCACACGACGTCCCAGTTCTCCAGTCCGACAGGGACTTCGCGTCCATCGCAAGCGTATCCCAGCTCCGTCTCATCACCCCGTGAGGAAGCGCGCATGGCTAACCCCGTGCCCAGGAACCGCGGCTACCGCACCTTCATGTACCTGCCGACCGATCGCGTGCCCGATGTGGAGTTCGGCTGCTGGCCCCAGACCGTGCGCGCCTGGGTGCCCGACGGGTTCCCCAAGGACTGGGCGGCCGAGATCGGCGAGAACATGTTCCACCCGCGCTTCAACGAGTTCATCGGCGTGGACCGCGATGAGGGCGGGGCCGGCATCCCCATCCACCTCGGCATGAACCCCGCCTTCGAGCACAAGGTGCTGGAAGAGGATGACCTGACGCAGATCGTGCAGGACACCTCGGGCGTCATCGCCCGGCGATGGAAGGGCGGGGTCCAGGAGTCCTCCATTCCCCAGTTCCTCGAGTTCCCCGTCAAGGACCGCAAGAGCTGGGAGGCGATGAAGGAGCGCTATCGCCTGGACGACCCCGCCCGCAAGGTCTCCGACGAGGCGATCGCCAAAGCCCGCCAGGCCGCGGCCGCGGGCTGGACCGTAGGCGCGGGGGCCTGCGGCTTCTACGGCGCGCTCCGCAACTGGGTGGGCACCGAAAACCTCTCCTACCTCATTTACGACGACCCGACGCTGGTCCACGAAATGGCCGACCACTGGGCCGAGCTCATCCTCGTCTCGCTCCGCCAGGTGCCGCCCGACGTGCCGCTCCACCAGATGGGCTGGTGGGAGGACATGGCCTACAACCACGGCCCGCTCGTCAGCCCCAAGACCTTCGACGAGTTCTTCACCCCCTGCTACCAGGCGGTGATGGACGAGGCCCGCCAGCACGGCTGCATGCTCTCGCACGTGGACTGCGATGGCAACATCCACGACCTCGTGGCGAGCTGGATACGCACGGGTGTGAACATCATGTTCCCCTGCGAGGTCGCCGCCGGCACCGACATGTTCCGCCTGCGCCGCGAGTTCGGCGGTCGCGTGCGCCTTCAGGGCGGCGTGGACAAGGTGGCCGTGGCGAAGGGCAGGGACGCCATCCGCCGCGAGCTCGACCGCATCGCCCCGCTCCTCGCCGAGGGCGGCTTCATCCCGCACCTCGACCACCTCGTGCCCCCCGACATCTCCCTGCCCAACTACATGTTCTACCGCGAAGAGAAGAAGAAGCTGATTGGGAAGAAAGATTGATCGCGAATCGCGCGACTCGAGCGAAGGGGAACCAGAGTTCTTGTTTGCCGAACCCGCCAAAGGAGGACGAGAGATGAGGCTGAACCTCGCTGTTGGATTCGGTGTTCTCGGTGTGCTCGCCGGCTTGGCCTGCGGCCGCGAGGCGGGCGAGTGGGAGGAGTTGATCCAGGGCGAGGGAATGGCGGGGTGGAAGAAGCCGACGGGGGAGTGGCTCCAGGTGGGCGAGGCCGTGAAAGACCCCGCGAACGAGAAGGCCATCGCCACGAAGCCGGGCAAGGGCATCCTGGTGAACGGGGCCAAGGGGCGCACGGGCAATCTGTTCACCGAGGCCCAGTTCGGCGACATCGAAGCGCACATCGAGTTCATGATCCCGAAGGGCTCGAACTCGGGCGTCTACTTCATGGGCCGCTATGAGATACAGGTGTTCGACAGCTTCGGCGTCGAGAAGGCGCCCTACCCGGGCATCGAGTGCGGCGGCATCTACGAGCGGTGGGACGACCGGCGAAAGCCCCAGGGCTTCGAGGGACACTCGCCGCGCGTGAACGCCAGCAAGGCGCCGGGCGAGTGGCAGTCGTTCGACATGGTGTTCCTGGCGCCGCGGTTCGACGCCGACGGCAAGAAGACTGCCAACGCCAGGTTCGTGAAGGTCGTGCACAACGGCCAGGTGGTCCACGAGAACGTCGAGGTGACCGGCCCGACTCGTGCCGCCGCGTTCAACGACGAGAGGCCCACCGGGCCGCTGATGTTCCAGGGCGACCACGGGCCGGTGGCCTATCGCAACCTGAGGGTGCGGCCCATTGCCGCGGAGGCCGCGGGCAAGTAGAGCCGGTGCAGGCTCTACCGCCGCGACCAGCGGCCGCCGCCCCCTCCGCCGCCGCGGCTGAAGGAGCCAACTCCGCCACGCGAGCCGCTCCAGCCGCCGCCGGTGCCCCACGAGCGCCGGTTGCTCCAACTGCCGCTGTCACACCAGGCGTCTCGGCGGCCCTTGTCGTAACCACGGTCCCACTTCCCCCAGTCAGCGTCCTTACGCCACCTGGGGTAGACGACCGTGTAGCGGCTTGACGGGCCGTAGTAGCCGTAGTTGTAGGTGTAGGCGTAACCGTAGTACCCGTCATAGTATGGAACGCAGCCGAGCGACAGCAGCCCCGCGGCAGCAATCGCGAGTGTGATGATGTTCCGCTTCGCAGAGGTCATCGTGGACCTCCTTTCGTCCCCTAACACGAGGGTACCGCGAACTCGGCTCGCGGGCAACCCTCTATCATGTTAGACGTATTGGGGCGATGGGTATTCGGCGGCGTCAGCGCGCGGCGGCGCTTTCGCTGGCCAGGAGGGCCTTAAGCGCGCGGTAGTCGGTCTTGCCCGTGCCCAGGAGGGGGATCTGCGGCACTCGGATGACTCGGCGAATCGTGTGGAGCGCCGAGAGGCCCGCGGCGCGGAGCGCGGCATTCACGGCCTCCCTGTCTGCGTCCACCGCGGTGAAGAGGACGAGTTCGGGATTGGTCTCGTGGGGCGTGGCCTCGACGGCGATGAGCGGCCCCTGGTCGCCCTGCGGCACGCAACGCTCCGCGATGACGGCCTCGATGGCGGGCAGCGAGATCATCTCGCCCCCGCGCTTGACGAAGCGTTTGAGCCTGCCGCAGAAGGTGAAGACGCCCGCCGCATCCTCGCTCACGATGTCGCCTGTGCGATACCACGTCCTGCCCTGCGCCTCCACGAACGGCGAGGGGCCGTCGTAGTTCAGATAGCCGTTGAAGACGCACGGCCCTCGCACGAGCAGCAGGCCGGTGGCCGGTGGGGAGAGGACATCGCCGGTCTCCGGGTGTGTCAGCAGGCGCTCGAACGCAGGGAGCAGGCGGCCGATCGCGCCGCGCCGCGGCGAGGCGGGGTCGGTCACGGTGACGATGGGCGAGCACTCGGTGACGCCGTAGCCCTCCAGCAGCACGGCATTGGGGCATAGCGCCGCGAAGGCGTCGTAGACCTGGTCAGGGCATTTCTCCGCCCCGGTGACGGCCAGGCGCACCGAGGCCAGGCTCGCGCGCGTGGCCGCGCGCAGGATGCCGTTGAGGAAGGTGGGCGTGCCGATGAGCACCGTGGCCCCGTACGCCCCGATCACGCGGGCCAGCGCCGCGCCCTCGGTGGGGTTGGGGTGATACACGGTTGGCAGGCCGTAGCAAAGCGGAGCCAGCATTGTCACCGTGATGCCGAACGCGTGGAACGGCGGCAGGAAGCCCATGAGCTTGTCGTTCTGCGTGAGAGGCACGATCTGGAGGACGCTCGCCAGGTTCCTGAGGACGTTCTGGTGGGACAGGGGGACGGCCTTCGGCAGGGCCTCGGAGCCGCTTGTGAAGAGGATGGCGGCCGTGTCCGATGGCTTCACCGCGTCGAGCGATGCCCACGGGAGGCGGCTCTTCAGCAGCGCCCAGAGCTTGCGTCCCCGCCCCGCGCGCCGCGCGATCTCGTCGAGGAAGACGAAGCGGCCCCGCACCGACGCGAAGTCGTGGCCCGCGGCCTCGAGGCGCTGGACGAGCGGCGTCAGGGTGAGGATCGTGCGGACGCCCGCCAGGTCAAGCGCCTGCGCGAGGTTGCGCGGGCCGAGCGTCCAGTTCACCATCACGGGGGTCTTGCCCGCGAACAGCGTGGCGAGATAGGCCACGGTGGCGGCGACAGAGGCAGGCATCATGATGCCCAGGCGGTCGCCGGGCAATGACTGGAGGTCGGAGCGCAGGAGCAGCACCGCCAGGGCGATGTCGCGATAGGTCTTGACCCCCGAGGTCTGGTCGGCAACGATCGCGCGCCCGGGCGTCGCACGAGCCTGTTCGAGGAAGGCGCCGGTGATCGTCTGCGACCGTGGGACGCGCGGCGGAGGGTCGTGTGGGAGCCGGCGGAACCACGCGGCCCGGATGGGCCTGAGTTCCACCATTTCGGACGACGCGGCCTGGCCGCAGGCCGCGAGGAGCACATCGCGCACCGTCGCCAGCGCATCGGCATCGCCCTGGGGCAGACCAAACTCGGCCTCGAGCCAGGCCAGGATGTCGGCCCGCGCGAGGCTGTCGAGGCCCAGGTCGGCGGCCAGGTGCTGTTCCTCGCTCGCGCTATCGCGGCCGGCGAGCCGCGCGAGCGCGGCCATCACCGCGGCGCGCGTCGAGGCCGGCACGGCCAGGGGCCCGGCCACGGAGGGCGGCGGCTCGGGCTCGGGCAGTTCCCGGACCCCGCCGCGGCTCCAGGGTGTGTACGGCACATAGGTGTTGTGCTTCGCCGTGGCATTGTAGAAGGTCTCGAGGTAGGCGTTGAGGGCCTCGCGGGGCGCGCCGCGCGGAAGGTCGGCCGGCTCGGCCAGCTCGATGGTGACCCTGCGGCGCGGGGCGAAGAAGAGGCCGCTCAGGAGCAGCGACACGGCCCCGCGCCGCACGGCGTCGCGCACCGAGGGGGCGTGGCCGCTCGCCCACGAGAAGCTGCTGCCCCAGAGCCCCGTGGTGCGGACGAGCACGAGGCGCGCCTCGGGCGCCTCGCGCAGAAGCCTCTCGACCCCGCTGTTCCCCCGCAGGTCCTCGCGCCACGTGCGCTGCGCGTGGCCGGCCGGATAGAGCAGGAGGTTCTCGCCGCGGCGGAGGGCCGCGATGGCTTCGCCGAGCGCCTGCTCCACGGCCGCCCGCATGCCCGGACCGTGCTTCGCCACCGATGGCACGGTCAGAACACCCACCCGCCGGGCCACCCAGCGGATGAAAAAGCGGTCCACCTGGTCCTGGTCCGCCAATGCTCGGGGACGGAAGCGCTTGTGCAGCACGGTCATGAGCAGGATGGGGTC is drawn from Planctomycetota bacterium and contains these coding sequences:
- a CDS encoding type II toxin-antitoxin system VapB family antitoxin, which gives rise to MKRTNVVLDDELVGTAKSLTGIRTTRQVVDHALRELVRHRRQRGLLKLKGRIHWEGNLDEMRRGRVQP
- a CDS encoding PIN domain-containing protein, whose amino-acid sequence is MTLVDTSVWVDYFRDAATPEAGWLEHAILDDADLCVCGPVLTEVLQGVRSDTELATVQQAMRELVYLETSREAHEAAAAIYRAARKRGKPIRNAVDCVIAACAIAHDVPVLQSDRDFASIASVSQLRLITP
- a CDS encoding uroporphyrinogen decarboxylase family protein; translation: MANPVPRNRGYRTFMYLPTDRVPDVEFGCWPQTVRAWVPDGFPKDWAAEIGENMFHPRFNEFIGVDRDEGGAGIPIHLGMNPAFEHKVLEEDDLTQIVQDTSGVIARRWKGGVQESSIPQFLEFPVKDRKSWEAMKERYRLDDPARKVSDEAIAKARQAAAAGWTVGAGACGFYGALRNWVGTENLSYLIYDDPTLVHEMADHWAELILVSLRQVPPDVPLHQMGWWEDMAYNHGPLVSPKTFDEFFTPCYQAVMDEARQHGCMLSHVDCDGNIHDLVASWIRTGVNIMFPCEVAAGTDMFRLRREFGGRVRLQGGVDKVAVAKGRDAIRRELDRIAPLLAEGGFIPHLDHLVPPDISLPNYMFYREEKKKLIGKKD
- a CDS encoding DUF1080 domain-containing protein gives rise to the protein MRLNLAVGFGVLGVLAGLACGREAGEWEELIQGEGMAGWKKPTGEWLQVGEAVKDPANEKAIATKPGKGILVNGAKGRTGNLFTEAQFGDIEAHIEFMIPKGSNSGVYFMGRYEIQVFDSFGVEKAPYPGIECGGIYERWDDRRKPQGFEGHSPRVNASKAPGEWQSFDMVFLAPRFDADGKKTANARFVKVVHNGQVVHENVEVTGPTRAAAFNDERPTGPLMFQGDHGPVAYRNLRVRPIAAEAAGK
- a CDS encoding AMP-binding protein; protein product: MVQFILRCLARFLLWLRYRVEVRGLREVGERGTRGIAFLPNHPALIDPILLMTVLHKRFRPRALADQDQVDRFFIRWVARRVGVLTVPSVAKHGPGMRAAVEQALGEAIAALRRGENLLLYPAGHAQRTWREDLRGNSGVERLLREAPEARLVLVRTTGLWGSSFSWASGHAPSVRDAVRRGAVSLLLSGLFFAPRRRVTIELAEPADLPRGAPREALNAYLETFYNATAKHNTYVPYTPWSRGGVRELPEPEPPPSVAGPLAVPASTRAAVMAALARLAGRDSASEEQHLAADLGLDSLARADILAWLEAEFGLPQGDADALATVRDVLLAACGQAASSEMVELRPIRAAWFRRLPHDPPPRVPRSQTITGAFLEQARATPGRAIVADQTSGVKTYRDIALAVLLLRSDLQSLPGDRLGIMMPASVAATVAYLATLFAGKTPVMVNWTLGPRNLAQALDLAGVRTILTLTPLVQRLEAAGHDFASVRGRFVFLDEIARRAGRGRKLWALLKSRLPWASLDAVKPSDTAAILFTSGSEALPKAVPLSHQNVLRNLASVLQIVPLTQNDKLMGFLPPFHAFGITVTMLAPLCYGLPTVYHPNPTEGAALARVIGAYGATVLIGTPTFLNGILRAATRASLASVRLAVTGAEKCPDQVYDAFAALCPNAVLLEGYGVTECSPIVTVTDPASPRRGAIGRLLPAFERLLTHPETGDVLSPPATGLLLVRGPCVFNGYLNYDGPSPFVEAQGRTWYRTGDIVSEDAAGVFTFCGRLKRFVKRGGEMISLPAIEAVIAERCVPQGDQGPLIAVEATPHETNPELVLFTAVDADREAVNAALRAAGLSALHTIRRVIRVPQIPLLGTGKTDYRALKALLASESAAAR